The window GAGCCGTCGAGCACGTCGATCATGTCGCCATCGACGATCTTCACCACCTTCCCGGTGAGCGTGCCGGCGAAGGCGACGGAGGCCAGGACAAGGGATAGGGCGATGGCAATGGCGGGACGCATTGGCGGGGTTCCTCGCGACACCCCGCACCCGGTGGGTTCATCAGCGTACCCGAGCCAGGCGCGACGCAAACCCTAGGCCACTGCCCGCCCGCCTGCCGGCAAAGCGACCAGTCCTCGAGATCAGCGCCAACAGAGCCGCCTGCCTGCCACGCCGCGGTAGCCCAACAGTAGCCCAGCAATACGGTAACCCCAAAAAACATCGCAAAAAAGCGTCATCGGACTCTGACTGTAAATCAGATGCCCCGAAAGGGGTTGCGGGTTCGAATCCCGTGCCCTCCGCTCTAGTTTTCCCGAGTGAAATCGACGAAAAGAGCCCCGTAACTGGGGCTTTTTTCATGCGCGGGCCGCGTCGAGCGGCGGTCAAGGTCCGATCGGCGCGGGCGAGCCCAGGACGACGCGTCGGCGTGTCACGTTTGGGCGACGCCCTCGCGATGCTGGCCGGGCACCGCGGCCACCCCGCGCGACACGCCACCGCGCCCGGTTTTGTCTCCGGGCGCGGCGCGGTGTCGCAAGATGTCAAAGGGTAAACCGGCGCCGCTCCCGCAGGCCGAGGGCACCGGCGACGAGGGCCACGACGCCCGCCAATCCCGCGGGGTCGATCTCGGGGATCGCGGCAGGACTCGTCACCGCTGCCTCGACTCCCTCGACCGCGAAGATCAGGTCGTTGAACGCGTTGTCACAGTAAAAGTCGCCGGGCAGCGAGGCGCGGGAGATGTCTTCCCACGCGAACATGTTCGAGCGCTTCCCGGTGGCCTTCGACGTCCCTGCGAAGCTCATCAACTGATCCCTGCCACCGGGATTGGCCGCCGCGTAGCCGAAGAACGGCCAGCGCTTGGGACCGCCGATCCCGAACGTCGCCGAGCCGACTCCGGTGACGGCGAAGCTGCCCGGACTCGTCTGGAAGTTCGCCAGCGTATCGTCAGGTATCAGGAAGAACCCGAGCAGGTCGCCGCCGTTGACGGTCTTGGTCGTCGTCGCGCCGGGATCGTGGATGACGTCGTTGAACACCAGCACGGCGTTGCCCGCGGCGAGCGCGGTGGTGGCATACGCCTGTTTTCCCGCCGTCGTACTCGTGTCGATGGAGTTGAGTGCCGGGAGGTACTTGTAGTAGCCGAAATTGAACCGGAACGAGCCGGTGTCGGCATGCATCCGGAAGGTGAGCGTGACCGGCCCCGAGCCCTGGACTTGATAGGCCTCGAGCGCCGTCTCGGTGAGGGGGGGAAACGCGTTGGTACCATACTCCAGGTTCAACCCGTTTCGCACCGCGCCGTAGCTGGCCGGTGACGACAGGTACTGCACCGTGTCGGTCGTGGCGGCGGCGACCGGTCGGCCCAGGATCAGCGCCGCGGCCAGGGCTGCCGCAGCCTGCGCGGCGGTCATCAGGATCCGCGGCGCCCGCCTTTGCGGAGCAGTGGGCGACTGTCTCGCTGCGGCGGAGGCCCCGCGCCGGCCGCGCCGCCGCTCGAACCACGCGAGGAACCCCGCGACGATGGCGACGACGGTGCCCGCTGCGCTTGGATCGATCACGGGGATGGAGGTTGGAGCGATCGCCGAGAGCCGGATCCCGAAGAAATCACCCCGCGCCGCGGCCCCGGCGTCAGATTTTGATGACCCTGCCATCGCCGCTGAATCGAACGCGAAATTCCCGCCGCGCAGAATGCGGCGAGTTGCGTCGAAGCCTGCCTCGTCGGTCCATTCAGCGACATTACCGCCCATGTCGAAGGCACCGTACGTGCTCGGGCCTCCATTGGTACCTACCGTGGTCACATTGCCATCTTTACCGCCCCAGTCAGCTCCGCGATTGAAGTTCGCGGAGTTTCCGCCGGGGACCGGACTGATCCCTCCGAGCATGCCGATGCCGGTCGAAGTCGCCATCACTGCGGTCGGGGGCGAGTCGCTTTGCGTCGGGTATGTCCAACACCCTGCCGCCGCGGCCCCTCCTTTGAAATACGCGGCCTTTTTCCACTCGTCGGCGCTGGGAACCCAAAAGACCGCTGCGGAGTTCCTTTGTGGCGCTATACCACTGGCGATATTCGTGATTGTATAGGCGCCCTGGTTGACCCCCGTCGCACCAGCAGCACTGGAAGGGTATGTCTGCTCTCCATTCTGAAGCCAATTGGCGAACTGAGCGGCATTGAACCAGCTCGTGAACGTGACCGGCTTGTCGCCCATGTTGGGCTTGACGAGATATCGACTGCCGGAAGTGATTCCGGTGTTCTCGATTCCACCGAAGAATCTCATCAGTGAGGAGTATGTGTCGGCAGGGTTCGTGCCCTCGGGATCGACTGCGTTGAGGAACGCCGCGTAATTGTCATTCGTCAATTCGTTCTTCATGATGCGGTATGAAGTGGCGACCGCACCGTATCCGTAGGCGTCGGGTAGGTTGCCAGAGTCGCCGACGGTGACCCAGTCGATACCGATCGCCGAGGCACTTCCGCACCAGATCCGGCTGACTCCGAAGATGGCGATGAAAGCTGACAGCAGGCTCACGCAACGCCAACGTTGTGCGCGAGGCGGCGGCAAGCGGGTGAGCCGCGCGGAAATCGATGCGGCCGGGAGCGGACTTCCATGCGGACCTGGTCGGTCGCGGGCGCCAAGCCACTGATACGAGTCAAGGGAGTCCAGTGGCAGCGATGCGGAGAAGTCATTGTCACGGGAACGGGAGTGAAACACGAGCAGGCCTCCTGGGGAAGTGATGGCGAACATGAGTGATGGGGTTGCGGTCGAATCGGGTGCGGTTACGAAGCGGGTGAAGACGGTTGCGTAGGCTCCGCTGCGGGCAACGCCATGGAGACGTTGCTCGAGCGCTCCGGCAGCCTTGATCTCCAGATCGGGTACATCGCGGTACGGCGGACTGCCGAAGCGCGTGCCGTCGCGCTCGGCAGGTTCGTTACCGTGACTGGCGGCGGACGTGACTGCCGCAGAACGCAGTCCGGGACGCGCCGATGTCGACTGCGTTGCTGCCGATGAACGGCTTTGCCTCTGTCCGCGTGAGCGCGCGGCGCGGCTGCCCGACGAGGCCGTCGATCGAGATCACGACGGTGAACGCCAGGTTGCCGAGGGCCGTCGCGCTGCCATCCGGCGCGTGCACGTTCTGTGGCATCGCAACCGCCGGTGACGTCAGTAACGCTGCGAGTCAGGCGTGCACGGGCGATGTGTCCGGGCGGCGTCGCGAACGAGGCAGCGAGCGCATTGTCCACGCCCCCCGGGGGCTGGTCGCCGCCGGTGACACGGGGATTGGAACACACCGCGTCGAACAGGACGCGGAGCGTGACAGGCGGAATCGTCGGCATCGGATGGGCTCCATGAAGAGCCCCCGCGCACACCCGCGGCGCTGCACCGTGCGAAACGCCGAACCGGTCACCGGCGCCGACCGACACCCCAGGCGCGGCGTCCATCCGGCGCGGCGCACGCGGACGGAGAGCCCCACGAGTGGAGTGGCGATCGACCCGGTCACGGCCGTGACGGCTCCGCCGCGCGCGGCGGCGGTCGGCCACCCGGAAAGCGCGGTATCTCCCGCGCCTTTCGCGTGGACGATTCCCGCCGGAGGCATGCCGGCGCGACGGCTCGCCAGCGCGCTGCCTGACGGCGGGCGCAGGAGACCGTGCGAGAGCAAGCACCGCGCGAGCGGCTCGGGAACGGCGCAGCCAAGCCGCCGCATGCTCCGATCGATCGGAGCATGGCCCGGCACCCGGCCGATGAAGGCCGAATGCGGGCGCGGAACCGCCGCACCACTCGTCACCGTGACACGTGTGACCAGTTCGTCAGTTTCGCACGAGGCGAAACACGACAGCGGGTGCTTGCAGGAGCGGTTCCTTGATCGATTTCAGGACACGTTCACGTCGAATCTCGGACAAACATCCCCCGCACCACGACAGACCCTCCCGGTGCCCCCGAGCCATGGCGCGGCCGCCGGGGGCAGACGCCACCCAGCGGCCACGCTCTCGAGGCTGCACTGGCCGATTCGGTTCAGGACGCGTCTCCTCGTCCCGGGCCATCTCCAGGTGCCGGTCGATGGTGCGGGCCGTGCTGCCGGTGTGCCGGAGGGCGTCGATCGGTGATCGATTCCCTTCCTGCAACCGGGAGTGGCGCCGGGCCCAGTGCCCGCACGCCTTTCTCCATCTCTAGAGACGCACGGCGCGGCGAAAGTTAGCCACGAGAATTTTTTTCTTGCGTTTTTCCCGGAGATGGCAGAAACGGAGGGCCGCGGTAGGCTGCCGACGAGTTCCCCGGGGAAGGGGGTGAGGAGGGGGCATGCCTCAACCGACGGCAGGGACGTGCGGGACTCGTGACGACGGTTGTGGACCGGTTTCGTTGCTGTCGGCCGACGCTTCGGCTGCGTCTCCGATCGCGTCGGCCTGCCTGGCCGACGAGCGGAGGCTCGGCGACTTGATCGCCGCCGCCCGCCGCAATGAGCCTGGCGCGCTCGGCGAGCTGCTCGTCGCTGCCCGCGGCTACCTCGTCCGGATTGCCGATGGCCGGATCCCGACCGAGGTCCGGGCCCACCTGGCGCCGTCCGACGTCGTCCAAAATACGACCGTCGCCGCCCACGCCGCGTTAACCTCGTTTCAGGGAACGACCGTGGCGGAGTTCTATGGTTGGCTCCGCGCGATCCTTGCCAACGACGTCTTCGACGCGCTGCGCCGGCAGCGGTCGTACGATCGTGCCGTGGTGCTCGGGCCCGGCTCGGCCGCGGCGCGTGCCCCGGAACGCTCCCCGACCGCCCCCACGCGCCCCACCGAGGCGTCGGCGATCCGCCGCGACGACGCCATGGTCGTCGCCCGCGTGCTCGACACGCTCGGTGCCGAAACGCGCGAGGTCATGCGCCTCCGCTACTGGGAAGACTTGCCGTTCGCCGAGATCGCCGTCCGGCTCGGTCGGTCCGACAACGCGGTGCGGAAGCTGTGGTACCGTGCTGTGAAACGGCTGCAGCTTGCACTCAGCGCCGGCGACGGCTGACGGGGCCGGTTGTGGACATCGTGATCCGGCGCTAGAGGCGGCGGCCGACACCTCGGAGTGATCGTGGGTCGTTCGGCGGTGTGTTGCGACGGAAACCGGTCACGGATGATTGGTTCCACGCTCCGGCAGCGGGTGGAGGACGAGCTTCCCGAACCGGTCGGGAGCTGCCCGCCGCGACAGGGAACGGGATCACGCGATGGCACCCGACACGCCGATTCCCTGCGGTGAGCAGGCGC is drawn from Planctomycetota bacterium and contains these coding sequences:
- a CDS encoding DUF4114 domain-containing protein, with translation MFAITSPGGLLVFHSRSRDNDFSASLPLDSLDSYQWLGARDRPGPHGSPLPAASISARLTRLPPPRAQRWRCVSLLSAFIAIFGVSRIWCGSASAIGIDWVTVGDSGNLPDAYGYGAVATSYRIMKNELTNDNYAAFLNAVDPEGTNPADTYSSLMRFFGGIENTGITSGSRYLVKPNMGDKPVTFTSWFNAAQFANWLQNGEQTYPSSAAGATGVNQGAYTITNIASGIAPQRNSAAVFWVPSADEWKKAAYFKGGAAAAGCWTYPTQSDSPPTAVMATSTGIGMLGGISPVPGGNSANFNRGADWGGKDGNVTTVGTNGGPSTYGAFDMGGNVAEWTDEAGFDATRRILRGGNFAFDSAAMAGSSKSDAGAAARGDFFGIRLSAIAPTSIPVIDPSAAGTVVAIVAGFLAWFERRRGRRGASAAARQSPTAPQRRAPRILMTAAQAAAALAAALILGRPVAAATTDTVQYLSSPASYGAVRNGLNLEYGTNAFPPLTETALEAYQVQGSGPVTLTFRMHADTGSFRFNFGYYKYLPALNSIDTSTTAGKQAYATTALAAGNAVLVFNDVIHDPGATTTKTVNGGDLLGFFLIPDDTLANFQTSPGSFAVTGVGSATFGIGGPKRWPFFGYAAANPGGRDQLMSFAGTSKATGKRSNMFAWEDISRASLPGDFYCDNAFNDLIFAVEGVEAAVTSPAAIPEIDPAGLAGVVALVAGALGLRERRRFTL
- a CDS encoding sigma-70 family RNA polymerase sigma factor, encoding MPQPTAGTCGTRDDGCGPVSLLSADASAASPIASACLADERRLGDLIAAARRNEPGALGELLVAARGYLVRIADGRIPTEVRAHLAPSDVVQNTTVAAHAALTSFQGTTVAEFYGWLRAILANDVFDALRRQRSYDRAVVLGPGSAAARAPERSPTAPTRPTEASAIRRDDAMVVARVLDTLGAETREVMRLRYWEDLPFAEIAVRLGRSDNAVRKLWYRAVKRLQLALSAGDG
- a CDS encoding nuclease, which gives rise to MRPAIAIALSLVLASVAFAGTLTGKVVKIVDGDMIDVLDGS